From one Solanum lycopersicum chromosome 12, SLM_r2.1 genomic stretch:
- the LOC109119070 gene encoding uncharacterized mitochondrial protein AtMg00810-like produces MTDCKPSPSPADTTFQLSKQGETFDDPSLFRSIVGALQYATVTRPEISFSVSRVCQYMQNPTLDHWKAVKRILRYLKGSLTHGISITPSTSSTIHVYCDAGWAADPDDRHSHHGFAVYYGPNLISWSSRKQKVVARSSTKAEYRAIAFAASEVSWIASLIKEL; encoded by the coding sequence ATGACAGATTGTAAGCCTTCTCCTTCTCCAGCGGACACCACATTTCAGTTGTCCAAACAGGGTGAAACCTTTGATGATCCATCATTATTTAGGAGCATTGTTGGCGCTCTTCAGTATGCGACCGTTACGCGACCAGAGATCTCCTTCTCAGTTAGTCGTGTTTGCCAATACATGCAGAATCCTACATTAGATCATTGGAAAGCCGTGAAACGGATCCTTCGCTATCTCAAAGGATCCCTTACGCATGGTATCTCCATCACTCCATCCACTTCATCTACTATAcatgtttactgtgatgcaggGTGGGCTGCTGATCCTGATGATCGTCATTCTCATCATGGCTTTGCTGTATATTATGGTCCTAATCTAATCAGTTGGTCCTCACGGAAGCAAAAGGTAGTAGCTCGGTCCAGCACTAAAGCTGAATATCGTGCCATTGCATTTGCCGCATCAGAAGTATCTTGGATAGCTAGTTTGATCAAGGAACTCTGA